A region of Chloracidobacterium sp. DNA encodes the following proteins:
- the thrS gene encoding threonine--tRNA ligase yields the protein MSDINVKYNGIGRSIPAPATVADAINAFDRDALKKALAAKVNGEEVDLNRELAATDEVLSIEVVNADSTDGLELIRHSTAHLLAAAILDLFPGTKLGVGPALMEDPRYGYYYDVIAPRNLTEEDLPVIEKKMKAMAKQNLVYRREIVEKAKILDIFKGREEPLKCELIDDKVSDTASLYYIDNSPFIDFCLGPHVPHTGKLQAFKLLALSGAYWKGDAEREQMQRIYGTAFATQAELDAWLKQREEAEKRDHRKLGRELDLFSIDDNYGQGLILWHPKGGIVRMEMERLLREELEQRGYSFVFTPHIAKRNLWVTSGHEGNYSDSMYAPTSIEDEEYRLKPMNCPFHIGIYKASPKSYRDLPQRYSEMGTVYRAELSGTLHGLMRVRGFSVDDAHLFVRPDQVHAEVADCLDFAIKVFETYGFDKVKFELSVRGGAENKGYLGSDEDWAAAEEQLASALKEREITYERIEGEAAFYGPKIDIKIEDAIGRVWQLGTIQLDFNLPERFELEYTGDDNQKHRPFMIHRALFGSIERFFGVLIEHYAGAFPLWLAPVQVAVLPITDRINEYAEKVAAELRSAGFRVESNTISDKIGAKIRNAQLQKIPYMLVLGDQELENNQVAVRERKQGDIGAMSLEEFKEMITRQKSQRSL from the coding sequence ATGAGCGATATAAACGTAAAATACAACGGAATTGGGCGCTCGATTCCTGCGCCTGCGACTGTCGCCGATGCGATAAACGCATTTGACCGTGACGCTTTGAAGAAGGCCCTTGCCGCGAAAGTTAACGGCGAGGAAGTCGATCTGAATCGCGAGTTGGCCGCGACCGACGAAGTGCTTTCCATCGAGGTGGTGAATGCCGATTCGACTGACGGGCTGGAATTGATCCGACATTCGACTGCACATTTGCTTGCGGCGGCGATCCTTGATCTGTTTCCCGGAACAAAGCTCGGCGTTGGTCCGGCGTTAATGGAAGATCCGCGGTACGGCTACTATTACGATGTTATTGCTCCGCGAAATCTGACCGAAGAAGATCTGCCTGTCATTGAAAAGAAGATGAAGGCAATGGCGAAGCAGAATCTCGTTTATCGCCGCGAGATCGTTGAAAAGGCTAAGATACTCGATATATTTAAGGGCCGCGAAGAGCCGCTAAAGTGTGAATTGATCGACGACAAAGTTTCTGACACCGCAAGCCTTTACTACATCGACAATTCGCCTTTCATCGATTTTTGCCTTGGCCCGCATGTGCCGCATACAGGTAAATTGCAGGCGTTCAAATTGCTCGCTTTGTCCGGCGCTTATTGGAAAGGCGATGCTGAGCGTGAGCAGATGCAGCGTATTTACGGAACTGCGTTTGCGACTCAGGCAGAACTCGACGCATGGCTCAAGCAGCGTGAAGAGGCCGAGAAACGCGATCATCGCAAGCTTGGCCGCGAACTCGATCTGTTCTCGATCGACGACAATTACGGACAGGGTTTGATCTTGTGGCATCCGAAAGGCGGAATTGTCCGCATGGAGATGGAACGCCTGCTGCGCGAAGAACTGGAACAGCGCGGTTACAGTTTTGTTTTCACTCCGCATATCGCGAAACGCAATCTTTGGGTGACGAGCGGGCACGAAGGCAATTATTCCGATTCGATGTACGCACCAACGAGCATTGAGGATGAGGAATATCGGCTCAAACCGATGAACTGCCCTTTCCATATTGGCATTTACAAGGCAAGCCCGAAGTCATATCGCGACCTGCCGCAGCGTTATTCCGAAATGGGTACGGTTTATCGAGCCGAGCTTTCGGGAACATTGCACGGGCTGATGCGCGTGCGTGGATTTTCGGTGGATGACGCTCACCTTTTTGTTCGGCCTGATCAGGTTCATGCAGAGGTTGCTGACTGTTTAGATTTTGCTATTAAGGTTTTTGAGACTTACGGTTTTGACAAAGTTAAATTTGAATTGTCGGTTCGGGGCGGTGCTGAAAATAAAGGTTATCTTGGCTCTGACGAAGATTGGGCAGCCGCTGAAGAGCAGCTTGCGAGTGCTTTGAAAGAACGCGAGATAACGTACGAACGTATCGAAGGCGAGGCCGCATTTTACGGGCCGAAGATCGACATTAAGATCGAAGACGCCATCGGACGTGTCTGGCAGCTTGGAACTATTCAACTCGATTTCAATTTGCCTGAGCGATTTGAGCTGGAATACACAGGTGACGACAATCAAAAGCATCGTCCGTTCATGATCCATCGGGCGTTATTTGGTTCGATTGAACGGTTCTTTGGCGTTTTGATCGAACATTACGCTGGTGCTTTTCCATTGTGGCTTGCACCGGTTCAGGTTGCGGTTCTGCCGATCACTGACCGCATCAATGAATACGCGGAAAAGGTGGCCGCTGAATTACGCAGTGCAGGTTTTCGCGTGGAATCGAATACAATATCTGATAAAATCGGTGCAAAGATCAGGAATGCACAATTGCAGAAGATTCCTTATATGCTGGTTCTCGGCGATCAGGAATTGGAAAATAATCAGGTCGCAGTTCGTGAGAGAAAACAGGGTGACATCGGCGCGATGTCGTTGGAAGAGTTCAAGGAGATGATAACGCGGCAAAAAAGCCAGCGAAGTCTCTAA
- a CDS encoding formimidoylglutamase, whose translation METIFEQTTKVDPTVFFTRNDKNDPRLGEIVGREEADYASADIVILGCPQDEGVRRNNGRVGAATAPDKIREQFYRLTPFNIKKKIFDLGNVFIGSSLEETHETQFKVVTQVLKDDKRVIVLGGGNDISYPDGAAMAEVFGPEQWIGVNIDAQLDVRIAEQRNSGTPYRQLLEEKHLLPTYFYEVGYQTHFCSPVYYEYIRDLGVHRISLELLRSRTEADLEIKEQIRQKFIGHSSSLNTFFGFDLDAVRSADAPGTSAPSPLGLRAGEFITLVKYAASLANTKIIEFSEVNPTYDVDNRTTKLVAIGMHRFCSGVA comes from the coding sequence ATGGAGACTATTTTCGAGCAAACCACAAAAGTTGATCCTACCGTTTTTTTTACTAGAAATGACAAGAACGATCCGCGTCTGGGTGAAATAGTTGGTCGTGAAGAAGCTGATTACGCATCGGCGGATATTGTCATTCTGGGCTGTCCGCAGGATGAAGGTGTGCGTCGAAACAACGGACGTGTGGGAGCGGCTACAGCCCCGGACAAGATACGCGAACAGTTTTACAGACTGACGCCGTTTAATATTAAGAAAAAGATCTTTGATCTCGGCAATGTCTTTATCGGCAGTAGTTTAGAAGAAACTCACGAGACGCAATTTAAGGTTGTCACGCAGGTATTGAAAGATGACAAGCGTGTGATCGTGCTTGGTGGAGGAAATGATATTTCGTATCCCGATGGAGCGGCGATGGCTGAGGTTTTCGGGCCTGAGCAGTGGATCGGCGTAAATATTGATGCCCAACTCGACGTTCGTATCGCGGAACAGAGAAACAGCGGCACGCCGTATCGACAGCTTTTAGAAGAAAAACATCTGCTGCCAACCTATTTTTACGAGGTCGGCTATCAAACGCATTTTTGCTCTCCGGTTTATTACGAATATATCCGCGATCTCGGCGTGCATCGTATCAGCCTCGAATTGCTCCGCTCACGTACCGAAGCCGACCTCGAGATCAAGGAACAGATCCGGCAAAAATTCATCGGCCACAGTTCATCACTGAATACATTTTTCGGCTTCGACCTCGACGCAGTCCGTTCCGCAGACGCTCCCGGCACATCCGCTCCATCACCACTCGGCCTGCGTGCCGGTGAATTTATCACGCTTGTAAAATACGCCGCTTCGCTGGCAAATACAAAAATTATCGAGTTTAGCGAGGTTAATCCGACGTATGACGTTGATAATCGGACCACAAAGCTCGTCGCGATCGGTATGCATCGGTTTTGTTCAGGTGTTGCATAA
- the rpmI gene encoding 50S ribosomal protein L35, with amino-acid sequence MPKLKTHKGAAKRFRSTASGKFKRGHSHARHILTKKTSKRKRNLDIDVLVSEGDQKRVEKMLPYGRD; translated from the coding sequence ATGCCAAAACTAAAAACACATAAAGGCGCGGCGAAGCGTTTTCGCTCGACAGCGTCGGGCAAATTCAAACGCGGCCACAGCCATGCCCGTCACATTTTGACAAAGAAAACGAGCAAGCGTAAACGTAATCTTGATATTGACGTATTGGTGTCCGAAGGCGATCAGAAACGCGTCGAGAAGATGCTGCCGTACGGACGAGATTAA
- a CDS encoding imidazolonepropionase has translation MHKAELIIHNAGQLVTCVSGGKSKRGLAMLDVDIIENGAVAIAGGKIIGVGGSAAIFDSHSSDNIVDAEGRVVCPGFVDPHTHIVFAGDRLNEFELKIKGADYLEILTNGGGIISTVKHTRAATFDQLVEQSNKRLDKMLACGTTTCEIKTGYGLDTETELKMLAVIEHLDKTHSISVVPTFLAAHAVPPEFNENANAYVDLICAEMLPLAWKWYEQSHFKTTSTPFFCDVFTERNAYDLAQSRRVLETARDLGFGIKAHVDQFNNLGGSRLGIDLGAVSIDHLDAISDEEIDQLAATETVGIVIPTENFNAGKTQFANARKMIDAGCAIALSTDYNPGSAPCPSQPMAMAISCRYQELLPTEALNAATINAAYAIGRGDTVGSIEVGKQADLCILDSNDYRQVVYEFGGNLVHSVISNGKVVL, from the coding sequence ATGCATAAAGCAGAACTCATTATTCACAATGCCGGACAACTCGTAACGTGTGTGTCCGGCGGCAAGTCGAAACGCGGATTGGCGATGCTTGATGTCGATATCATCGAAAATGGAGCGGTTGCGATCGCCGGCGGCAAGATCATTGGCGTCGGCGGGTCGGCTGCGATATTTGATTCCCATTCGTCTGACAACATAGTCGATGCCGAAGGCCGTGTTGTTTGTCCGGGCTTTGTTGATCCGCACACGCATATTGTTTTTGCGGGCGATCGGCTGAATGAATTTGAATTAAAGATCAAAGGTGCGGATTATCTTGAGATCCTGACAAACGGCGGCGGCATTATTTCAACCGTAAAACATACGAGGGCTGCAACCTTCGACCAACTCGTTGAACAAAGCAACAAACGGCTAGACAAAATGCTCGCTTGCGGAACAACGACTTGCGAGATAAAAACGGGCTACGGCCTCGACACAGAGACAGAGCTAAAAATGCTCGCGGTGATCGAACACTTAGACAAAACTCATTCGATTTCCGTTGTTCCGACCTTTCTTGCAGCTCATGCTGTGCCGCCGGAATTTAACGAAAACGCGAATGCTTATGTCGATCTGATCTGCGCTGAAATGCTGCCGCTTGCTTGGAAATGGTATGAGCAATCGCATTTCAAAACAACCAGCACACCGTTTTTCTGCGATGTATTTACTGAGAGGAATGCGTATGATCTTGCCCAATCGCGGCGTGTGTTAGAGACGGCACGAGATTTGGGATTCGGTATAAAAGCCCACGTTGATCAGTTTAATAATCTAGGCGGCAGTCGATTGGGAATAGATCTGGGTGCAGTGTCGATAGATCATCTCGATGCGATCTCGGATGAAGAAATAGATCAGCTTGCCGCAACCGAAACAGTCGGCATTGTCATACCAACAGAAAACTTTAACGCTGGCAAAACGCAATTTGCCAACGCAAGAAAAATGATCGACGCCGGATGTGCCATTGCACTTTCAACGGATTACAATCCGGGCTCAGCTCCTTGTCCATCGCAGCCTATGGCGATGGCAATTTCGTGTCGTTACCAAGAATTACTGCCTACAGAAGCATTGAATGCCGCAACAATAAATGCCGCTTATGCGATAGGCCGAGGTGACACGGTTGGCTCGATTGAGGTTGGCAAACAAGCAGATCTTTGTATTCTCGATTCTAATGATTACCGCCAAGTGGTCTATGAATTTGGCGGTAATCTAGTCCACTCTGTAATTTCAAATGGAAAAGTCGTCCTGTAA
- a CDS encoding translation initiation factor IF-3, whose amino-acid sequence MARRFGGNRFKPRFREPLHRTNERIRVPSVRVVTDEGETLGVMDTRDAIQEARKRGLDLVEIAPNAQPPVAKIIDYGKFLYEQKKKAHEAKKKQVTVQVKEIKFRPGTDDHDYQYRMEHARQWLGEGDKVRAAIAFRGREMTHRELGAKILKKLTADLADLAEVEVYPKMEGYQMFTIFLPKKTKVPDKKPADFPAEKKAEKAEKPTEEKKPAAKKAPAKIKEEPKDDDEIF is encoded by the coding sequence ATCGCTAGAAGATTTGGTGGAAACAGATTTAAGCCGAGGTTTCGGGAGCCGCTTCACCGCACGAACGAACGAATCAGAGTTCCGTCGGTTCGAGTCGTAACCGATGAGGGAGAAACATTGGGTGTAATGGATACGCGTGATGCGATCCAGGAAGCCCGGAAACGAGGGCTCGATCTGGTCGAGATCGCTCCGAATGCGCAGCCTCCTGTGGCCAAGATCATCGATTACGGCAAGTTTCTATATGAGCAAAAAAAGAAGGCTCACGAAGCGAAAAAGAAACAGGTCACAGTTCAGGTCAAGGAGATCAAGTTTCGCCCCGGCACCGACGATCACGATTATCAGTATCGAATGGAGCACGCACGTCAATGGCTCGGCGAAGGTGACAAAGTAAGAGCTGCCATAGCGTTTCGCGGCAGAGAAATGACGCACCGCGAGCTTGGAGCAAAGATACTTAAGAAATTGACTGCGGATCTGGCGGACCTCGCCGAAGTCGAGGTTTATCCCAAAATGGAAGGCTATCAGATGTTCACCATCTTCCTTCCTAAAAAGACTAAGGTTCCGGATAAGAAACCGGCAGATTTCCCAGCAGAGAAAAAAGCTGAAAAGGCGGAAAAGCCTACTGAAGAAAAGAAACCGGCAGCAAAGAAAGCTCCGGCAAAAATTAAAGAAGAGCCGAAGGACGACGACGAAATATTTTAA
- a CDS encoding SIMPL domain-containing protein (The SIMPL domain is named for its presence in mouse protein SIMPL (signalling molecule that associates with mouse pelle-like kinase). Bacterial member BP26, from Brucella, was shown to assemble into a channel-like structure, while YggE from E. coli has been associated with resistance to oxidative stress.): MRKILLTLLFVTLFHNAYGQVCENKPPTIEVSGSAEIFVQPDEVTISLDITKLNKDLQIAKKEADTALSQVIDLTKRFSVKAEDVKTRNISVEMKNKFIRDPKNRTYDEDGEEIGTKVFLGYQVSTSVNVRMTDISRFQGFLDEVLRTGISEVNNVSFESSELRKYKDKARELAMKAAYEKASAMAGAINQTIGKAILIKEGKFSSSFTIAGGALSSNTFVRDGIVSNRPTVVTKDLATFSPGTISISAEVSVVFLLN, encoded by the coding sequence ATGCGAAAAATACTATTAACACTTTTGTTTGTAACCCTTTTTCATAATGCTTATGGACAAGTTTGTGAAAACAAACCGCCTACAATTGAGGTTAGCGGGAGTGCCGAGATCTTTGTCCAACCAGATGAAGTGACCATTTCACTTGATATAACCAAATTGAACAAGGATCTGCAAATTGCAAAGAAAGAGGCGGATACTGCTCTATCTCAAGTAATTGATCTGACAAAACGATTCAGCGTTAAGGCGGAAGACGTCAAAACGAGGAACATTTCTGTTGAAATGAAGAATAAGTTCATTCGCGATCCCAAAAATCGTACTTATGACGAAGACGGTGAGGAAATCGGTACAAAAGTGTTCCTGGGTTATCAAGTGTCCACGTCGGTCAATGTAAGAATGACTGACATCAGTCGTTTTCAAGGCTTTCTTGATGAAGTTCTGAGAACCGGCATCTCTGAAGTAAATAATGTTTCTTTCGAATCTTCAGAACTGCGAAAATACAAGGATAAAGCGCGTGAACTTGCGATGAAAGCGGCTTATGAAAAAGCCTCTGCAATGGCAGGCGCTATAAATCAGACCATTGGTAAGGCGATACTTATCAAAGAGGGAAAGTTTTCAAGTTCCTTTACGATTGCTGGTGGTGCTCTCAGCTCAAATACATTTGTTAGAGATGGAATTGTTAGTAACCGCCCGACAGTGGTGACGAAAGACCTCGCAACATTTTCCCCAGGCACCATAAGCATCAGTGCTGAAGTATCGGTAGTTTTCCTTTTGAATTAG
- the pheS gene encoding phenylalanine--tRNA ligase subunit alpha, whose translation MSEERQTVEETRKAFEQEFERFADLSVEGIASVDAEALLRDLNELKIRHTGKKSAFAGAMKLIGKVAPEERGNFGQFVQSVEKEIVSKIEDAESKLNEVISKAKIERERLDVTIPGRRPRTGHLHPITILRQKIEDIFVSMGYAIEDDREIETDYYNFDALNIPEGHPARESQDTFYTTDGFALRSQTSTVQIRAMKRRGVPLRILAPGKVFRRDTPDMTHTPMFHQLEGLCVDKGIKMAHLKGTVTEWLKRLFGEDTVTRFRPSYFPFTEPSAEFDFSCFKCHGTGKFEGERCRPCKGSGWIELGGSGMVHPNVLRACGVDPTVYSGFAFGFGLERMTAMMYNIDDIRHMFENDVRFLEQFR comes from the coding sequence ATGTCTGAAGAAAGACAAACAGTAGAGGAGACACGGAAAGCGTTCGAGCAGGAGTTCGAACGCTTTGCTGATTTGAGCGTCGAAGGCATTGCATCCGTTGATGCCGAGGCTCTGCTGCGCGATCTGAACGAACTAAAGATCAGGCACACCGGCAAAAAATCGGCGTTCGCAGGAGCGATGAAGCTGATCGGAAAAGTTGCGCCGGAAGAGCGTGGAAATTTTGGGCAGTTTGTTCAATCTGTAGAGAAAGAGATCGTTTCAAAGATCGAAGACGCCGAATCAAAGCTCAACGAAGTCATCTCAAAGGCAAAGATCGAACGCGAACGGCTCGATGTAACAATTCCCGGACGACGGCCTCGCACAGGACACCTTCATCCAATCACGATCCTTAGACAAAAGATCGAAGATATTTTCGTTTCGATGGGCTATGCGATCGAGGACGACCGCGAGATCGAGACTGACTATTACAATTTTGATGCGCTTAACATTCCCGAAGGCCATCCAGCCCGCGAATCGCAGGATACATTTTACACGACCGATGGATTTGCGTTGCGCTCCCAAACTTCAACTGTGCAGATACGAGCGATGAAACGACGTGGTGTTCCGCTTCGTATTCTCGCACCTGGCAAAGTCTTTCGGCGCGACACGCCTGACATGACGCATACGCCGATGTTTCATCAGCTTGAAGGGCTCTGCGTCGATAAAGGTATCAAGATGGCGCATCTTAAAGGCACAGTTACGGAATGGCTCAAGCGGCTCTTTGGCGAGGACACAGTCACGCGTTTTCGTCCTTCGTACTTCCCTTTTACGGAACCATCTGCTGAGTTTGATTTTTCATGCTTCAAATGTCACGGCACCGGCAAATTCGAAGGCGAACGCTGCCGTCCATGTAAAGGCTCCGGCTGGATCGAGCTCGGCGGTTCTGGAATGGTACATCCGAATGTCCTCCGAGCCTGTGGCGTCGATCCAACGGTTTATTCAGGCTTCGCATTCGGTTTCGGCCTCGAACGCATGACCGCAATGATGTACAACATCGATGACATTCGGCATATGTTCGAGAATGACGTTAGATTCTTGGAGCAGTTCAGATGA
- the hutU gene encoding urocanate hydratase, with protein MSRIIHAPTGTELSCKNWLIEAAYRMIQNNLDPDVAFDPDNLIVYGGRGKAARNWESFDAILSSLKDLNEDETLLVQSGKPVGVFKSHTDAPRVLIANSNIVPHWATQEQFDQYERDGLMMYGQMTAGSWIYIGTQGILQGTYETFGSLARQHGWGSLAGKLVLTAGLGEMGGAQAQAITFNGGVGLLVDVDPWRIERRLALKQVDVAAKDLDDALDLAKAAVDAKEAKSIALHGNAAEVLWQLLERGVIPDVVTDQTSAHDVLYGYIPVGLDIEQANELRKTNQSEYEKRAMDSMAIHVEAMLEFQKRGSIVFDYGNNLRQRAKDNGIANAFDYPGFVPAYIRPLFCEGKGPFRWVALSGDKEDIYKTDEAIMNLFPDDDHLTKWLTMAQEKVEFQGLPARICWLGYGERAKAGLKLNEMVASGELKAPIVIGRDHLDCGSVASPNRETESMKDGSDAIADWVYLNAMINVAGGATWVSLHHGGGVGIGFSLHAGQVIVADGTPDAAKRIERVLTTDPGMGVIRHVDAGYEEAIEFAEKNDVRIPMIK; from the coding sequence ATGTCCAGAATCATACACGCCCCAACAGGCACTGAACTTAGCTGCAAAAATTGGTTGATCGAGGCCGCTTATCGCATGATCCAGAATAACCTTGATCCGGACGTGGCCTTTGACCCGGATAATTTGATCGTTTACGGCGGACGCGGCAAGGCTGCGCGAAATTGGGAGAGTTTCGACGCGATATTGAGTTCATTAAAAGACTTGAATGAAGATGAAACGCTTTTAGTCCAGTCTGGCAAGCCGGTCGGCGTTTTCAAAAGCCACACTGACGCTCCACGCGTTTTGATCGCTAATTCAAACATCGTTCCGCATTGGGCCACACAGGAGCAGTTCGATCAATACGAACGCGACGGCCTGATGATGTACGGTCAGATGACTGCAGGCTCATGGATCTACATCGGAACGCAAGGAATTTTGCAGGGCACGTATGAGACTTTCGGATCACTGGCACGGCAGCATGGTTGGGGTTCGCTTGCAGGAAAACTTGTGCTTACAGCCGGACTTGGTGAAATGGGCGGAGCTCAGGCGCAAGCTATTACGTTTAACGGCGGTGTTGGTTTACTTGTTGATGTTGATCCGTGGCGTATCGAGCGGAGACTTGCTTTGAAGCAGGTCGATGTAGCGGCGAAAGATCTCGATGATGCACTCGACTTAGCTAAAGCGGCGGTTGATGCAAAAGAGGCAAAGTCCATCGCCCTGCATGGCAACGCGGCTGAAGTTCTTTGGCAACTTCTCGAACGCGGCGTAATTCCTGATGTTGTTACCGATCAGACTTCGGCTCATGATGTTCTATATGGATATATTCCGGTTGGTTTAGATATCGAACAGGCGAACGAACTGAGAAAGACAAATCAGAGTGAATACGAAAAACGCGCGATGGATTCGATGGCTATACATGTCGAAGCAATGCTCGAATTTCAAAAGCGTGGGTCCATTGTTTTTGATTACGGCAATAATCTGAGACAAAGGGCGAAGGACAACGGTATCGCAAATGCATTCGATTATCCCGGTTTTGTTCCTGCGTATATTCGTCCGCTGTTCTGCGAGGGCAAAGGACCGTTTCGATGGGTCGCTCTTTCGGGCGATAAGGAAGACATCTATAAAACGGACGAAGCGATAATGAATCTTTTCCCGGATGATGATCATTTAACAAAATGGCTGACGATGGCTCAAGAGAAAGTTGAATTTCAAGGTTTGCCTGCACGCATATGCTGGCTTGGTTACGGCGAACGTGCAAAGGCTGGGCTGAAATTAAACGAAATGGTCGCATCCGGCGAGCTAAAAGCGCCTATCGTCATTGGCCGTGACCATCTGGACTGTGGCAGCGTCGCCTCTCCAAACCGCGAGACGGAATCGATGAAAGACGGAAGCGACGCTATTGCCGACTGGGTTTATCTCAATGCGATGATAAACGTCGCGGGCGGAGCAACATGGGTATCGCTGCATCACGGTGGCGGCGTTGGAATCGGCTTTTCACTTCATGCCGGACAAGTAATCGTCGCCGATGGAACGCCCGACGCCGCCAAGCGGATTGAACGCGTCCTCACTACTGATCCCGGAATGGGCGTTATTCGCCATGTCGATGCGGGGTATGAAGAGGCTATAGAATTTGCTGAGAAGAATGATGTTAGAATCCCGATGATAAAGTAG
- a CDS encoding VOC family protein: MIKGLRTAVYKVADLEKAKAWYSQMLGIEPYFDEPFYVGYSVGGYELGLDPDMDGVTVGNNVGIYWGVADAAASFAEMTAKGAKVDSEPNDVGGGIIVASVLDPFGNVFGIIQNPHFKIEEAG; the protein is encoded by the coding sequence ATGATAAAGGGCTTAAGAACGGCCGTTTATAAGGTCGCCGATCTTGAAAAAGCAAAAGCCTGGTATTCGCAAATGCTGGGTATCGAGCCGTACTTTGACGAGCCGTTTTACGTTGGCTACAGTGTCGGCGGTTACGAACTTGGCCTCGATCCGGATATGGACGGCGTCACTGTTGGAAACAACGTCGGCATTTATTGGGGCGTAGCTGATGCGGCAGCTTCGTTTGCTGAAATGACGGCAAAAGGAGCGAAAGTTGATTCCGAACCAAACGACGTAGGAGGCGGCATCATTGTCGCATCGGTTTTGGACCCGTTCGGCAATGTTTTTGGGATAATTCAAAATCCCCATTTTAAGATTGAGGAAGCAGGTTAG
- the rplT gene encoding 50S ribosomal protein L20, with product MPRAKRGNKRLEKRKKILALAKGYRGTKSKLYRSAKESVERALNFAYTGRKLKKRDFRKLWIVRINAACRLNDIKYSQFIHGLNLAEIELDRKVLADLAVKQPEAFATIVGQAKDAIGKQQPSA from the coding sequence ATGCCAAGAGCAAAACGTGGAAATAAGCGTCTTGAGAAACGCAAAAAGATATTAGCCTTAGCTAAAGGTTATCGTGGAACTAAATCAAAACTGTATCGCTCGGCCAAAGAGTCGGTCGAACGCGCTTTGAATTTTGCCTACACCGGCAGAAAGCTGAAAAAGCGTGATTTTCGCAAACTGTGGATCGTCCGCATCAACGCAGCGTGCCGTCTGAATGACATCAAATATTCGCAGTTCATTCACGGCTTGAATCTCGCTGAGATCGAACTCGACCGAAAGGTCCTTGCAGATCTAGCGGTCAAACAGCCTGAGGCTTTTGCGACTATCGTCGGGCAAGCAAAGGACGCGATCGGTAAGCAGCAACCGTCAGCGTAA